The Salmo salar chromosome ssa06, Ssal_v3.1, whole genome shotgun sequence genome window below encodes:
- the LOC100195434 gene encoding alpha-1,6-mannosyl-glycoprotein 2-beta-N-acetylglucosaminyltransferase: MRFRVYKRKVVILTLVVVVCGLAFWTSGKQKKSSGVVVLKEAEGARRSSSSQVQPQPQATPEVSRIPNVPPIAPVNETHPKNQPEKHLEKEEVVKPEVDNTTQVYRGIVFQLNFDQTVRHEEKFRAARKKDDLVVVVQVHNRPDYLRLLVESLRKARGVESILLIFSHDFWSPEINQVVASVDFCQVLQIFFPFSIQLYPQEFPGHDPRDCPRDISKIDALKLGCINAEYPDSFGHYREAKFSQTKHHWWWKLHFVWDRVRALKDHRGLVLLIEEDHFLSPDFLHFLKLMSILKRENCPDCDILSLGSYGHISYPSKANKVEVKAWKSTEHNMGMALSRETYQKLIQCTDAFCTYDDYNWDWSLQHLTVTCLPSYWKVMVSEAPRVFHAGDCGMHHKKSVCMPSSQKSKIDTILQSSSNQLFPKNLLITKRLPANGAGGVAPHVKNGGWGDIRDHELCKSYPRLQ; the protein is encoded by the exons ATGAGATTCCGAGTCTACAAGAGGAAG GTGGTGATACTGacgctggtggtggtggtgtgtggcctAGCCTTCTGGACCAGTGGGAAGCAGAAGAAGAGTAGTGGGGTGGTGGTCCTGAAAGAGGCTGAGGGGGCGAGGAGAAGCAGCAGTAGCCAGGTACAGCCACAGCCGCAGGCCACACCTGAAGTCAGCCGGATACCTAACGTACCACCCATCGCACCTGTCAACGAGACACACCCGAAGAACCAGCCTGAAAAGCACctggagaaagaggaggtggtaAAACCAGAGGTGGACAACACCACCCAGGTCTACCGTGGCATTGTGTTCCAGCTCAACTTTGACCAGACAGTGAGACATGAGGAGAAGTTCAGGGCAGCGAGGAAGAAGGACgatctggtggtggtggtccagGTGCACAACAGACCTGACTACCTGAGGCTGCTGGTGGAGAGTCTGAGGAAGGCCAGGGGCGTGGAGAGCATCCTGCTCATCTTCAGCCACGACTTCTGGTCCCCTGAGATCAACCAGGTGGTGGCCTCAGTGGACTTCTGCCAGGTCCTCCAGATCTTCTTTCCCTTCAGCATCCAACTGTACCCCCAGGAGTTCCCGGGCCACGACCCCAGGGACTGCCCCAGAGACATTTCCAAGATAGACGCCTTAAAGCTGGGTTGCATCAACGCAGAGTACCCCGACTCGTTCGGCCACTACCGCGAGGCCAAGTTTTCCCAGACCAAGCACCACTGGTGGTGGAAGCTGCACTTTGTGTGGGACAGGGTCCGGGCCCTGAAGGACCACCGGGGTCTGGTGCTTCTCATCGAGGAGGACCACTTCCTCTCCCCTGACTTCCTCCACTTCCTCAAGCTGATGTCGATCCTGAAGAGGGAGAATTGCCCCGACTGTGACATCCTATCTCTGGGGAGCTACGGCCACATCAGCTACCCCAGTAAAGCTAACAAGGTGGAGGTGAAAGCCTGGAAGTCCACCGAGCACAACATGGGCATGGCTCTGAGCAGGGAGACCTACCAGAAACTCATCCAATGCACCGACGCCTTCTGCACCTATGACGACTACAACTGGGACTGGTCCCTGCAGCACCTGACCGTGACCTGTTTGCCCTCCTACTGGAAGGTCATGGTGAGCGAGGCGCCCCGGGTCTTCCACGCCGGGGACTGCGGGATGCACCACAAGAAGTCTGTGTGCATGCCGTCCAGCCAAAAGTCCAAGATAGATACCATCCTACAGAGCAGCAGCAATCAGCTGTTCCCCAAGAACCTGCTGATTACTAAGAGACTTCCGGCTAACGGGGCAGGGGGGGTGGCGCCCCACGTGAAGAACGGCGGTTGGGGGGACATTAGGGACCATGAACTCTGCAAGAGCTACCCTCGATTACAGTGA
- the LOC100195434 gene encoding alpha-1,6-mannosyl-glycoprotein 2-beta-N-acetylglucosaminyltransferase isoform X1 yields the protein MRFRVYKRKVQYTTSPKSCVVILTLVVVVCGLAFWTSGKQKKSSGVVVLKEAEGARRSSSSQVQPQPQATPEVSRIPNVPPIAPVNETHPKNQPEKHLEKEEVVKPEVDNTTQVYRGIVFQLNFDQTVRHEEKFRAARKKDDLVVVVQVHNRPDYLRLLVESLRKARGVESILLIFSHDFWSPEINQVVASVDFCQVLQIFFPFSIQLYPQEFPGHDPRDCPRDISKIDALKLGCINAEYPDSFGHYREAKFSQTKHHWWWKLHFVWDRVRALKDHRGLVLLIEEDHFLSPDFLHFLKLMSILKRENCPDCDILSLGSYGHISYPSKANKVEVKAWKSTEHNMGMALSRETYQKLIQCTDAFCTYDDYNWDWSLQHLTVTCLPSYWKVMVSEAPRVFHAGDCGMHHKKSVCMPSSQKSKIDTILQSSSNQLFPKNLLITKRLPANGAGGVAPHVKNGGWGDIRDHELCKSYPRLQ from the exons ATGAGATTCCGAGTCTACAAGAGGAAGGTACAATACACGACGAGTCCCAAGTCATGT GTGGTGATACTGacgctggtggtggtggtgtgtggcctAGCCTTCTGGACCAGTGGGAAGCAGAAGAAGAGTAGTGGGGTGGTGGTCCTGAAAGAGGCTGAGGGGGCGAGGAGAAGCAGCAGTAGCCAGGTACAGCCACAGCCGCAGGCCACACCTGAAGTCAGCCGGATACCTAACGTACCACCCATCGCACCTGTCAACGAGACACACCCGAAGAACCAGCCTGAAAAGCACctggagaaagaggaggtggtaAAACCAGAGGTGGACAACACCACCCAGGTCTACCGTGGCATTGTGTTCCAGCTCAACTTTGACCAGACAGTGAGACATGAGGAGAAGTTCAGGGCAGCGAGGAAGAAGGACgatctggtggtggtggtccagGTGCACAACAGACCTGACTACCTGAGGCTGCTGGTGGAGAGTCTGAGGAAGGCCAGGGGCGTGGAGAGCATCCTGCTCATCTTCAGCCACGACTTCTGGTCCCCTGAGATCAACCAGGTGGTGGCCTCAGTGGACTTCTGCCAGGTCCTCCAGATCTTCTTTCCCTTCAGCATCCAACTGTACCCCCAGGAGTTCCCGGGCCACGACCCCAGGGACTGCCCCAGAGACATTTCCAAGATAGACGCCTTAAAGCTGGGTTGCATCAACGCAGAGTACCCCGACTCGTTCGGCCACTACCGCGAGGCCAAGTTTTCCCAGACCAAGCACCACTGGTGGTGGAAGCTGCACTTTGTGTGGGACAGGGTCCGGGCCCTGAAGGACCACCGGGGTCTGGTGCTTCTCATCGAGGAGGACCACTTCCTCTCCCCTGACTTCCTCCACTTCCTCAAGCTGATGTCGATCCTGAAGAGGGAGAATTGCCCCGACTGTGACATCCTATCTCTGGGGAGCTACGGCCACATCAGCTACCCCAGTAAAGCTAACAAGGTGGAGGTGAAAGCCTGGAAGTCCACCGAGCACAACATGGGCATGGCTCTGAGCAGGGAGACCTACCAGAAACTCATCCAATGCACCGACGCCTTCTGCACCTATGACGACTACAACTGGGACTGGTCCCTGCAGCACCTGACCGTGACCTGTTTGCCCTCCTACTGGAAGGTCATGGTGAGCGAGGCGCCCCGGGTCTTCCACGCCGGGGACTGCGGGATGCACCACAAGAAGTCTGTGTGCATGCCGTCCAGCCAAAAGTCCAAGATAGATACCATCCTACAGAGCAGCAGCAATCAGCTGTTCCCCAAGAACCTGCTGATTACTAAGAGACTTCCGGCTAACGGGGCAGGGGGGGTGGCGCCCCACGTGAAGAACGGCGGTTGGGGGGACATTAGGGACCATGAACTCTGCAAGAGCTACCCTCGATTACAGTGA